A genomic region of Homalodisca vitripennis isolate AUS2020 unplaced genomic scaffold, UT_GWSS_2.1 ScUCBcl_10302;HRSCAF=19123, whole genome shotgun sequence contains the following coding sequences:
- the LOC124374821 gene encoding predicted GPI-anchored protein 58, producing HPSEPASPAKHPILQPQQRARSTAASQEQQPSPPQPGSTLRPAPALAEPSTPHSQPRSNTPPEHPTQPAHQHPKHPASSPATSHTSSPSAADPSSPQYIAVDK from the coding sequence CACCCTAGCGAGCCAGCCAGCCCAGCCAAGCATCCAATATTGCAGCCCCAGCAGCGAGCCCGCAGCACAGCAGCCAGCCAAGAGCAGCAGCCCAGCCCACCCCAGCCAGGCAGCACGCTCCGCCCCGCCCCCGCCTTAGCAGAGCCCAGCACCCCACATAGCCAGCCCCGGAGCAACACGCCCCCCGAGCATCCAACGCAGCCAGCCCACCAGCACCCCAAGCATCCAGCCAGCAGCCCTGCCACCAGCCACACCAGCAGCCCTTCGGCAGCAGACCCGAGCTCCCCCCAGTATATAGCAGTAGATAAATAG